The sequence ttttttttttttttttgtattgactTTGCATtgtaatcaccaccaccacaaaaatgCATGGATGGATGCACAATAAAGGCAAATGTAAAAAAAGTTCACAGAAGAATCTAGCTGGTAGTTGTTCAAGTGCTCTTCCAATTCTTCACATTTCTCTATAGGTTGGAAAATGTTATAATACAGTGTTAAGGatgtaatttcagaaaaaaatttaatataagaaaaacatgagagacacggCAGTTAGTGTTTGTTGGTGATGTAATATTCTTAAGCACTGAATATCTTTAGAGAAATCAAGCTACTTGCCAAAGGTAAATGAGAATTTATTCCATTACCTTTGCTCAAAATGTTGCAtaaaagagatattaaaatgataaacacaTAAGGATTTCTGAATTCGCAGTATGCCACATAAGTTGTTGAgatcaaatttattattaaaaaaccaCTTAATGTCCTGTTTTTGCCTACGCgtcatttcattttcaatttttccttttgttaatctCCGCAAACTATCTTTAAGACGCGGTAGGCTCTGAAATCCAAAGAGGGATAATAAGCAGGTGATAGAATTCAGTTAAGAAGAAtgtacttacttacttatttatttattatttatttaaagatttcactcatttattcatgagagacccacacacacacacagagacagagagagagagagagagagagagagagagagagagagaggcagagacacaggcagagggagaagcaggctctgtgcagggagcccaacgtgggactcgatcccgggtctccaggatcactccctggactgaaggcggtgctaaaccgctgaaccacagAGGCTGCCCAGAATGTactattttaatgataataagtTAACTGATAAGGATTgttgaaaatattgattttaggGTACAAATGATATCACAGCACTGGCTTCTCATCCCTGAGGATTATTGAAATTTGGGAAGACTGGAATATAATTCAAAATGACTGTGACAGATTAGAgcactgtattttttcaaaaggaCAAAATTCAACAGGAACTTGTACAAAGGTATACCCGCCAGGACCAAAACCAATAAATGGGGAAGGACCAGTTATGAATCTAGGATGTCAGCAACAATAGTGTCAGTTCTGTTCATTGAATATTCACTGTCCTTTGTGCTATGGTTGAACCCAgctttgatacatattttttaaagtttttgtttaaattctagttagttaacatatagcataatattagttttggtagtagaattttgtgattcaacacttacatacaacacccagtgctcatcacaagtgccctccttaatacccatcacccatttaacctcCCCTTCTTCCAGCAAACCTctgtcctctatagttaagagtctgtttgatATGTATTTTAACACGGAGAAGTAAGTACAGGTTTAAAGAGCAATAAGATGACTATAGTAATGGAAGACTGGTCCTAGGAGGAAAATCTGAGAAGAGGAACTTCTCTAAATGCTCTTAGATTGAAAGCTTCAAGTTCTGCgtgattatttgattattacCATTTCAATTACATGAAGTGTTTTTATGGAGAGATTCTATGAAAAACTATAATAAGGGAAATGGATTCAAGTGAAGAGATAGGTGAGTTGTGCAAATGGAAGGGTCTCTTGACTTCAAGGTTGATTAAACGCTAGAATAATTATCAGTGATGCTGTGGAATCTGCATACCTGGAGAATtatgtaaacaaaatataaattctgaGTGGATCTAGATTAACCTGCCAGAGGTCAGGGGCAAGCCCTGATGATCCCTGGAAGGACCTAACTGGGTCTATGTTCTATTAATAATGTTTCACTCCACAGTAAGAGTTTTTAAACATAACTTGATACTAAATTACATTCTTTCTATAAGAAATGGCAGCTTTAAATTCCCTTGGCTTAGAAATTCCCCATGTTAATTTACAGTAGTGTGTGGATAgcaatactatattgtatacttgaaatttgctaaagggataaatattaattatatcaccactaaagaaaataaaatagtgataattATGTAAAGTAATGGATATGtcaattagcttgattgtggtggtgattaCTCCTCAATATATAAACATAGCAAAACATGAAGTGgtacaccttaaatataaataatttgcaCTCGCGAATTGTATCAGTAAAGCTAGAAACAAATCACTGTGTTGAATGATTCTTCTTTTCATTGGACTTGTCTCCTGGTAAATGACTACATGTTGCTTTGGTGACAATTTGTACACTGTCCTTAATTTAGTTTCTgtactttataattattataaaataattatgttatatcctgtcatttttctctttaatgttaCAACATTATCATTAGGAGGACATTTTTGTACGTGAACCATTATGTTCATGAGTATTTTCTGTTGGTGAGAGGGTCCTTACCTGAGCGTAAGCATCTTTCCCATTCCCTGCTCTTTGATGCTGCTAGGTTATCATTCAACTGTCCAGGCCAGTTAGGGTGGAAAGAGATAGAAATGTCATCTATGTGaatgatttctcttctttctgaaagTCAATATGGCAAAATCCTCTTGCATTTTACATCGTAGCCTCTATTTCTGGTTTCTTAATCTCGTCCCATggttcactttttttcttatccttcGCAGAGCAAAACTTGCTTCCTGTTGTGATGCTGCTCAAAACTTCATTGTTTCTCAGAATAACACTCCAGCTGGGACCAACATGAGTTATGAGGTGGAAAGCAAAAACGAAATCCTAATTAGAGagaacatttttaatatgtttccAGTGGTGAGTAAAGATTTGTTGTGGTTTATTTGTGTCACCATTCCAGGTGACTTTTCTCCCATGTTATGCTGTAACTTATACTAATGGAGGAgttaatttagaattaaaataccATATGTTGCTTTGATATAAAAGATGGTTATAGTGGtccattttaaaaaggcagttcTGAATGCAAGTGGCTCTTCGGGGAGTGGTATTTATATCTTACATGATAAGCTCTCCGAGTCCTTGAGTCTTCATGATTCATCCTTGCGTGAGATGAGGTACTTGGGCTTTCTGCATAGTAATTACTGGGGCTTGGGAAGAGGACCATTTTTCACCTGGAATAAGGTTCTTCCAGTTGTCAGTTTTGGTGACTGACTCAATTCCTTCACAAAGAACTGTGGGTTTATGTGGCTAATCTTTGGGAAGTAAATATGCCAGGCATTTGTGGTCAGTGgggttgcctaggtggctcagttggttaagcgactgactctttgtttcagctcaggtcgtgagatcaagccctatgtgcGGCtcatctgcttcagattctctctcttcctctcctttatcCTCTGCACCTCccgcttgtgctctgtctctctaaaataaataaataaatctttttttttaaattttttatttatttatgatagtcaccgagagagaaagagagagaggcagagacacaggcagagggagaagcaggctccatgcaccgggagcccgacgcgggactcgatcccgggtctccaggatcgcgccctgggccaaaggcaggagcccaaccgctgcgccacccagggatccctaaataaatcaatcttaaaaaaaaattgtggccaGGGAGCATAACCTCACATTTAGGGATTTCTGTGGGATATGTTCATTGATGTATCCCAAGCTCCAGAACATTTCCCAGTGCATATATGTATTCATTACCTATTCATTAAATAAACTAATGAGTAATGATACAGTATTATTACAAGAATAAACTTCTTAAATATAAATCCAAACTTGGAGAGAATTTTTGTCATGAAGAACATCTCATTGCTTATAAACATACACTCTTGGTCTttttttcatgattggattaaAAGCAATTAAGCAAGTCAGTCTGGTAAAAAATGGAATGACCTTATATAACACAGTTTACCAACTGTAGAATATTCAGTGCTTGCAATTAATTCCCTTTTGTTGGACCTTTGACTTCTTTCAACTAATTTATTGGTCCTGTAAGTTGTTCCAGTTTTTCTCTTACTATTATAATTCAAAGGAAGACTTATTGCCtgggaatgatttaaaaaatgaatagaaaatgatagagaaaaaatatggcaaattttctagaaggaaaaaaaaagccccccaaaccccacaaagcattttaaaaatgccttcatGATGCATTAAATTTACCAATAACTGAAAAGATAAGTACAGAATGTTTATATTCCCAATCAAGGAAATTCACCACGAGTAACTCTTTCACCCTTGGAGttttttctagcattttctaTGCTTTAGACTGATGAGAACAGAGGAGCTgctgggatttatttatttatttatttatttatctatttatttatttatttttggcttctaATTGGCACTTTGAAAAGAATAACCTAGGCTTAATAATTCTGTATGCAGTTACCAACAGCAGCCATTTCCCAAATTTgcattgatttttcaaaattgggAAGGAGGTAATTCTGAAGTCAGTACCAAAACAGTTGCAAAGTGGGCCACTTTCCTGTGTTGCTTCCAGCACTCCCTTTGTGGAGATGAGGCATTTGAGGAAGctggcctccttcctgcccccctcctTCCTGCACACCCaccctgcctggtctctgccacACTCCCCTCAGGAGAACGGCAATCACAATGGGTACTTTTGATAAATGTCATGAAGTCATTTCCTCCAAACACTTTGCtaagttatttgaaaagaaaacaaagttggtTTTTGTCCAGAGCGAGCAATGGGGAGGCATTGCTCAACCTAGCACAAATTTTCCACTttcttagaagatttttttttttaagaagcattgGAGATTCCTCTTACTGATACATGAGATCCCAAAGCGTATGGGCCTTTTTTACCCCGGTGGaccaagaagcagagaaaacatgCGTTATTTTGAGTGCTTAATTGGAGACATGTTTTCCTTCAGTAATCTTTTCTGCTGTACCATTAAGCGGATATTTGCATCCTCCCCGCtctaaaattcagaatttatcaTGGTACCATTTAGTAAACTCAGGTTGAAGACATCTTGAACTAGGAGTACAGTGGACTTGAAATAACCTAAGGTATCAAGGAACCATTAATTTAAGAGCCAGGTCCCCTGTCTTCTGTTAGGTATTGCGGATACAAAGAGAAATAAGGCATataattaaattaacattttattcgTTGAATGTGAGAAACTGTGTAGTGTGTAGTGAATAAGAGTGTGGACTCTTTCAGggctttgaatcccagctctgacaCTTGCTAGCCATTACTTAAACCCATGCTTTTATTTCCCATCTATAGAACGTTCATAAGGATTACATGTGTTAGTAAGTCACACACTTGGAATAGCGTGTCTCGTATAATAAGTACCGTATGATTCTTAATTGTTAGAGACAAACCTAGAAGCGCAGAACCAGAGTTCTCTTTACTTGTTTGGCGTCTCTCAGATGGCACATAAAGGGCATCTAACAGTCAGAGGGAATCAGGAGTCTGTTGGGCTTCTCAGAACATACTGGCGAGCTGTTGCCTTGGTGCTGGTAAACTGGCTTTGGGCCCTATGCTGCCCTGGTTTGTACTATTGACTGATTTTAGTGGTGTACATACCCCCACAGTAGCTGATTTAAATTTACCAGTGATTTCACGGTTTCACCAAATTCCCAACTGTTTACCAGTTGGCTCCCACAACTTGGTACAAGCGAGTCCCAGCACAACCCTGGAGGTGGCCCCCAGCACTCACTGAACCATCACCATACTGTGTACATTACAACAGGCGAGGCCTATGGTGAAAGATGAGGGGAAGTTAAAAGTAATAATCACACTCTCTGCCCTCGGGGACTGCCACTCGAATTCTAAGGACAAAATAGGTGAATCAGGGCCTTGTCACTGTAGAGGCTGGGCTGGTACCCTTGGTGCAGCTCAAGGTCACGTCTAATAACTTCAGGGAGAGTGACCAGCAAAGGAAAAGTACACTGTTAAATTGAGAAGTTATGTGTCAGACTGGGAAGGATTTGGTAAAAGGGGAAAATCTTTTAGGGTGGGCAAGTCAGGTCCTTGGAGGAAATATAAAAGATTCAGGCCTtggaaattaatttgaaatatgtcTGCACAGAGTTCCTAGGCGTCCCTGTAGCCCCGTGGCTGGTCATTTGCAGAGATGGCAGGCATAAATCTCATGTCATCACTGAGCCTGAAGGTCTAACTATTTAAGAAGCACAGGAAACTTCCACTAAATTAGCTATTAATTTTATGCCCAAGAATAGAGGACTTAATGATACTTTCTAATTGCTTTATTTCCTCTATTTTGCTGGAAACATTCCTGTCTGTTGGAAAGGCCAAAAGTGGGATTTTGCCAATCTGATGTTAGGTACTTAATTATGTATGTGAGATACattaagttatattttatgtacaaatatattttatgttattttaggGTATATGATACACTGTATATTTCtctcaagagaaaggaaatacaggTTTGCAGGACTTTTTATTGTCATAAGTTTTTAAGTCATAAGTTGATCAAGCTGCTGTGGTCATGCTACTTCTGcttttttccttgctctttctctttccttagcCTGTGTAAAAAATCAAGCTGCTTGAATTAAATTGATGATGTTTATGATTCTGAAACTAAAGCTATGTCGTGATGGTTTTTTACTGTCTCCTCATAGTCTCAGCCTTTCGTGGAGTATCCCTACAATCAGTGTGCAGTGGTTGGAAATGGGGGAATTCTGAACAAGTCTCTTTGTGGAGCTGAAATAGATAAATCCGACTTCGTTTTTAGGTAAGGCCTGTCAGATTGGTTTCCTTGAAACCAAAGATCAGTTGGATATTTTAAAGGGATGCTGTAAAGACACTCCATGTAAATTTTGACCTTTGAGCTGTATTGCTTAAGTCTACAAATGATCTAGGTAGCCTTTCCTGAAGTGTTAAATGGGTCACGAGTTCCTCAGAATGTTAAAACCAGAAGGATAAAACTGCACTATAGCCACTTTGGAGAAGCTCTTCTTGAAATCATTGTGAAAGAGGATCTTCACTGCAGGACTTGTCAGAGCCTTCAGTGTATTAAGGATACCATGGCTCTCTCAGAAGGACTCTGGAGAACATCTCCCAGGCTCACCAggaaaaatggggggaaatatatatatacacatacacacacagagagagagagagcatttcaAGAAACTTTTGTTCTCAGATAACATTTGAGAAAATGATAACCTAAGCATTGTATTACCATGCAACATCATTGTTTAGTTTTCTGACTTGAAATTAAATAGTGGAGCTTCAAAATTCTGGTCTTTTCAAATGTGTTTGTACCTCAGTACCAGCTAGCTTGCAAAAACAGATGCAAACGTGGTTTCTCTGTGTGCTTGTGCTAATAAGCCAAGCTGCAGAATTTCTGTGCTTTCAGGATACGATGGAAAGGTGATTCATCCCTGTGAGGATGGATTTCAATTGAAAtgcacctttttaaaaactgagtcgaaatctgtttcttcctatttcaggGGCACTGATTTCATACATCAGAGGAGAGCCTTTGATCCTTATTGATTTAATGCTGCCCTTTTTAGCACCTGAAAAGAAGCAGGATTTTCAATCAGTAGCTTCCCCCTCCCTGTCCTACCGCTTTAAtctcatttaagtttttattgcTAAAGGTAATGACAGAACAATAGACCTGAAAGTCCACTGGGTCATTGAATGTGCTCCTCATGATTCTGTTAAAATGACCAATACCCAAATGATTTAGCCATTTTGTTAAAGCACTCAGTATGAAAAAGCCataatgaagataaataattCTTCTTGTAATAGACTTTTTATAGACTTAAAATTCTCAAAACATCTGTAGGGTGTATTATGGCTACACATCCATTTTATCTAATAGCAGATACAGGAAATACAagtttaggtttaaaaaaaaatctcatcttaaaatctttttaatttataactcTGCAGTAAGTGTGCTTTGCTTATTTCTGGATTCTACATTCACTGAGGACACGAATGTTTCTGATAGAGTTCCCTGTATCAGGGAACTGACATTTCCAGACTGAATGGCCAAATGAGGGTTTAAATGTGGTCATggtcattaaaatttatttaaattttaagccTGTACTTTGACTGCACATGTTCAGAGTTTTATCATGACAGTCTGGGAACTGCTTATTATGATTTGTTTTCCGTTTCAAAAGTTGGGGAGCTACTAGTTAAGTGGGTAAGGAACAAAAAGAGATGATGAGTGGTTTTACAAACTACCACTGTATGTAGACAATACTCAATATTTCTCCTTGGAGTCTCCTATGATACTCTCTTGGAAATCacctttgattttaaaaaatatatgggacTGTATTAGAAAGTAGATTTGTTATTACAGGATGTCCATTAATGAAGGCATTTCTGTATTATCTGtgattaatatgtatttttcccaAGGTgccatatttaattattttctaacatctttttttatcaaTGAGAGATGGACACGGTCCATTTGAGTTTATGTTTCATGGAGTGTGGAATACTGTTTCAAGCTCAGTTCTCCAGAACACATCAACTTGAAACAGCTTTCCTTAGGAAGCACTCAGATGCTCCCTTTGTATGTATAGCTTTAAAGAAATGGTCTACTTGAAATTCTGCAAACAATACTTAGGGTGTCATAACCaactttccctttttttgtgaAAGGAATATAACTACTCAGAATTACAATTCTTAATTTGTTTTGAGTACTAAAAACAAATTAGTACtcaaaagaggaagagaacatttatatgaaaacatCATTATGAGAACAttggggttttatttattaacagCATAATTTGCTAGAAAAACTATCCATATGGGAATCAGGAGATTTCAGGgtttggagacttttttttttttttttaatgtagtctttGCTTCTGGCAGACTCTGTAAACTTGTTGCagtccctctgttttttttttttttttaatctgtaaattgATGATCATACCACTGTGGGAATAGAATTAATAGAAATAACAATTCTAATAAAAGGATTATTAACTCTTCAAAAGCTAGGCAAGGTAATGTCATTTCTCATTTTGATATGTGTAAGGGTCTTAATATTGAAAGCTTTTATCAAATTTATGTATTTCGCAGAACCCCATAACAGCTAtgattttcttcaataaaatgacAGTGATCATATGTGTACAGGTAAGTGTACACAGTTTTTTTTATAAGTTGCATtttgaaaataccttttttttttttcaaatttcagatgTAACCTCCCCCCAATCACAGGAAATATTAGTAAAGATGTTGGGAGCAAAACCAATGTTGTGACTGTAAATCCCAGTATCATAAGACTAAAGTAAGTATCTCTGACTTATACAACTGTTTGAGAACATTTATTGTTTAACGTGTTTCTTAGTTTGAACACTAATCTTGTTGCTCAAATGACTTGCAATACAGCCAGAATGATTTTTGGGGAAAGATATaagaatatattcatattttactttcttcgAGGTTGTAGCTTATAAGAGGTATGAGCaactttacctctttttttttaaagaaacccattttattttattttagggactttatttatttatttttttttttgggggactttattttttaaagtaaactctacacctaatgtgaggctcaaactttaaaaccctgaaatcaagagttgtacattCTACCTCTGAACCAGCTGGGCTACCCAACCAATTGCACTTCCAATGTCATAAGCTGAATATTACTAATCAAGTGAAAACTCAtttatctcttcatcttttttaacAATAGTGAAGTTACTTTTGAGAACTTTCTTTCAGAATGTTAGCATTACTCTTTTATCTTGGGAGCAGTTTCTTGATGAAACAGTTTATTTAGAAACTTCAGAGAATGAATGAGGCTTTAGGAGaacctggcaaaaaaaaaaaaaaaaaaaaagaaatttttactaTGGATAGtttattaccaaaaaataattCCTATATTTCATTTGCACAGTGTAGCCACTAAAAAATGTTCCTGATTAGTAAAAATCCCATACATACATTGTTTTCATCAAAATTGACTAATAATTAGTAAAAATCCCATACATTGTTTTCACCAAAATTgactaataattattattaatacaaTACACCATAAAAGTATATACTCATATAGTTCTAGAATCCCTTAAGATAATACAAAATATTGTACCTGTATCCCAAAAGTTTACTTTCTATACACAGACAATCATGCATACTAGTATATTTACTAAGGTAGTATGTAAATCAAGCATATAAAGCTATGGCAATACatagaggaaatttaaaatgtgtgtgtgtgtatgaatatagTTTTTTAAGGTTCTTTAAAGGAAACCTATTTTATGATCACATGTACAAAAAGATACACAGAGCAcaagtgtacaactcagtgatttttttaatgtatagacattttaagaGTGTGCTATGTTTAGGAAAACATTAATCATTATTAATTTGGAAGATATTTCTGTATCAAAAAGCaaccttagagaaaaaaattactgagctGGAAGATAATGTAAGAAATGTGTGTCCAGTAAGGATATAGCccagtaagaaaataaaagtagaagccTAGGGACACTACGAAAAGAGAGATGAACACCTAGACCTTGATACTTACAGGCACCTTACTTGTACTTGGCCTCTGAATTCAGGGTTTGTCTCTTATATACAGCAGGGATATAGATGGTTCAGTGGCTCGGCCGGTGGTAAATTCAGCCCATGTAACCAAAAATGCTACTTGATTATAATgatgatgtttgtttgtttgtttgtttgttttaatttggcaGATATGggaacttaaagaaaaagaaggaaatatttctgGAGGACATTGCAACCTATGGAGACGCATTCCTTCTCCTGCCAGCGTTTTCTTTCAGGGCCAACACGATTGCCTCTTTCAAAGTGTATAGCACACTCAAAGAGTCTAATGCAAGACAAAAGGTTATATTTTTCCATCCCAAGTACCTGAGAAATCTTGCCCTTTTCTGGAGAACCGAGGGAGTAACAGAGTTTCGCCTGTCCTCTGGCTTGATGATCACAAGCGTGGCAGTTGAACTGTGTGAGCACGTGAAGCTGTATGGATTTTGGCCCTTCTCTAGAACGGTGAAAGACACACCTGTCAGTCATCACTACTACGACAACAACTTACCTAAACGTGGTTTCCATGAGATGCCCAAAGAATATAGACAAATTCTCCAACTTCACTTGAAAGGAATCCTCAAATTACAATTTAGCAAATGTGAAATAGCCTAAGCATAGTGTCTTAAAATGGGAATAGTTTTAATAGAATGCAGTAGGTGAGAAACAGTGTTTTCAAATCCTAAAAGCAGTGGATGTAGAACATAATAGGAAAAGTCTTGAAACTTGCTTTGATTAAAGCTCCTTGCTAAGGTTGCAATCTCAGCAACTCATGGAGTTGTTCGATCTTCTTCACTTTCCCTCCTTGTAAAATGGGGACCATGATAATCTAACTCACGATAGGAAAACGACATAATCTATGAAAACTCTTGCCAAAGGATTTGGCGTGAGCTAGGGACTTGGTAAATATTTCCCTGTTACTGTCTCTAAGAGCTCTTTCCACTCTCACTGGGCTGATAATAAAAGTCATGCTGTTTTGAAGACCTTTCCTGGAGAGAACAGCTGAATTGCCTGTATTCATTGGGGTTCTTTCCTGAGCAGGCATctctattattaataatatcctTCTCATCCTTCTTCCTGTCCTAAAGAGTGCATCTAAGAAATTACTGTAAACCCTTGATTATCCAGGAAAGAAGTCTTCCTCTTCGGGTGGTAATACGCCTACCTCTGATTACCTTCACTGGGGTCGTTAGCTGCAATGATGTGCCAGTTGGATTTAGGccagtttttttcctcctccatttttatttttaaatgactccttaaaatttatattaacttCCTGCCTTACTCTTAAGCCTCTTCCACTGACAGGAGCTGTTTTAAAAGCATGAAGAGTTAATAATACCCAGTTTTTCTTACCTGTTGTCTGTGGTGTCAcactttgtaaaaaataataaatcattattaaaaaataatgatcaaaCAGCTCCTTCATGCCAGGCCCTATAGCAGACTCTGTGAGAGGGACACAAGGGTAACCAAGTTCTGCAGGAGGAAGCTGACATGTGTATGATCTACCACCATGATACAATATGATAAATGTTATTACCACAGCTACGAATAAAgtaggaggaggaacagaggcaaGAGTAATTAAACCTGTTTCTGTTTCAGAGAAGAGGTAATTTCTGAATAAAAACCCAGAAAGTGAGTAAGATGTTAACAGATAAAGAGAGGTTCTAGGTAGAGGGAATAAAAAAGTTGTCCCCTTCATTCTAATTCATCAAAATGAGGATATTTTAAGGTAAATCATGGTCTTTTCCCCAAGAACTGTCACTTGAAGGGAGGTTGTAGCATGTGAGAATGGTGGCTTGGGCCTGCCTCTGTGAAACACAAGTTAACAATGACCTAACAGATGTCAGAGGAAAGCTGTAAggattaaaatacacaaaaacttaAGGAAGAGACTTAAGTCTCTTAAGGAAAGGTGTATTATTTACATGAGAAATAAGACTAATAATTTAGCCATCCATATCAAAGCTTAAGTGCTACTGAATATTGCCATTTTTACATCATGCCCGTACATTATGATGCTACCTGTTAACATAGATCATCCCTTCATCCACTGGATAAGTTTTTTAACTTAACTAAGTAACTATATTCCTACTTTCCCTGCTTGTCTTTGTACCATCACGAGGAGAGTAGAAATAGTGGAGCAAACTTGTCAGCATGCCGCATTAATTACAAATAAAGATCTGAATTCTTATCTTAGCCAGATGATTGTTTTACTAAATGTTCTCTTTTCAGAACACTTTGCTGTTATTGCTTATTTTGGCAAAGTACCTCTTTCATTTCATTGTGGTTGACATTTTTTGTGCCTTTctttgttcacattttatttcttcttctatcaCAGATGAAACCTATTAGCTCCGTAAATTACCTCAAagt comes from Canis lupus familiaris isolate Mischka breed German Shepherd chromosome 2, alternate assembly UU_Cfam_GSD_1.0, whole genome shotgun sequence and encodes:
- the ST8SIA6 gene encoding alpha-2,8-sialyltransferase 8F precursor (The RefSeq protein has 1 substitution compared to this genomic sequence), encoding MRPGGALLALLASLLLLLLLRLLCCSTDAPARSRLSAERSRDGPRGTPAAPRTLRSPATQLPRPANSTYPNEKSLQLTEMCKSLRDGFQRLYSKAKNYLESDYLQIIRNIQNCPWKRQEEEYENFRAKLASCCDAAQNFIVSQNNTPAGTNMSYEVESKNEILIRENIFNMFPVSQPFVEYPYNQCAVVGNGGILNKSLCGAEIDKSDFVFRCNLPPITGNISKDVGSKTNVVTVNPSIIRLKYGNLKKKKEIFLEDIATYGDAFLLLPAFSFRANTIASFKVYSTLKESNARQKVIFFHPKYLRNLALFWRTEGVTEFRLSSGLMITSVAVELCEHVKLYGFWPFSRTVKDTPVSHHYYDNNLPKRGFHEMPKEYRQILQLHLKGILKLQFSKCEIA